Below is a window of Cytobacillus firmus DNA.
ACACAACAGGTCTTCAAACTCGCTGCAGAAGTAGCTCCTGCAATTTTAAAACGATTGGCAAGAAGAAGGGTCGGGCTTTTCTTCCATAATAGATAGCAGATTATCATCCCTTTTCATAAAAGGATCCATTTTTATCGAGATATACCTTGTCAATTGAAAATATCCAGAAATTAACTCTGATTAAAACGAATACGGTTCTTTTATTACTAAATCACGCGTATCCATAGAAAGAAGGAGTGGATGCGATGGAAATGCAGCAGGCAAAGATGGAGAGCAATGGAATGGCCGTAGCTTCACTGGTTCTTGGCATATGCGGGATTGTATTAGGACTGATACCGTTTATTGGATGGTTTCTTCTTCCCGCCTGGATCCTTGCCATTGTTTTTGGTGCAGTGGGGCTGAAAAAGGGTCAGAGCAAAGGGATGTGCTGGACAGGACTTATACTGGGAATTGGAACATTTATATACAAGTTCGGCTTTTGGATACTGGTTGCCATCGGATCAGCATCAGGAAGCGTATAGAAAGGACAGCGGAAGCTGTTCTTTTTTGTGAAAAAACTTTTGTCTCTAAACTGCTCGTTCCAATTCCTGTGTACCGATGCTTTTCGGGCATTTATTACTTATGCAAAAGAAAAAGGACATGAGCATTATAGAAATAAATCAGATGGTAAGGAATGTGTTAGAGAGGTTTATCATATTCAAAATGTGAATAGATATAACAGTCTTGGAGGTCTGGTTAAATCGATTTAACGGTAATTAAAAAAGCTGGATTTCAAAACTCTTTTCTAATTATGGTCGCAAATGGAATTGTAATTTATGTGATATGCTAATGAAAAGTAAAAAAAGAAGTATAAAATTTTAGGGAACCTAGTGAATTAGAGGTTCCCATTATTATTAATAAAATCAAGATTTAAAAATCTTTTTTAACTGAACTCTTTATCCAATTCCCTAAACTGATCATAGGCATTGACCAGATGTTCAGGTACAATACCCCTCCCATAATCCCAGGAGTTTTTTTCTATTTCAGCCATGAGCTGTTCTTTCTCATCATCTTCTCCGTACATAAGCGTTCTGATGTCATGTTTGTTTTTCTTGAAATCCAGATAATAGCCGATCTCATGGTAAAGCATTAATTTTACCAGGTTCTCATTTGTCTCTTTTATTTTAAAATTGATTTTGGCTATGTAGCCGTTCACCTTCAGGTAGTTAAATTTTATTGTATTCGTTGAAACATTGTAGCTCATAGGCGAAGCGAGTGAATTGCTGAACTCATAATTTATATTGAGGCGTTGTTCGTTCAATGTATGTAAAATGATTTTTTCAATATCCCAGATATACAGCACTTTCCTTATCACAGTCCTTTCATTTTTTCTTGCCTTGATTATACAAGTCTATCAGTGACGGTAACAGTGTTTTTCGCTACTTTAGGTCCATTTGGGCAGAAACTGGACATTATGAAAAAATGAGACTGAGGCAAAAGAAGGGGAAAATCAGGTAATGGAAAAATCTGAAACTTCGCTGTTGCTTGATTCGTAGGTATGGGTATTGACCAATTCTGATGAGGTGAAAAAAGTGGAAAATAAAAAAGCAACAGTTGTTACTGTTTCAATGATCAAGCTGCAGATTTATTTATTCTTTACAACGATGGTGCTTATATTTGGGGTACTCTTTTTACATGCTGTGTTTTATGGCAGTGGGGAAATGTCTTTTGACCTCACAGGTATGCTATTATTTTTAGCTGGCATGGTCGCTATCGTTATTTTGCATGAAGCCATTCATTTGGCGGGTTTTCACTATATTGGCGGTGTTCCCTGGAAGGAAATGTCCTGGGGAGTCAATTTGAAAATGGGTGTGGCTTATGCTCATGCCAAACAGCCAGTAACAGTTCAGCAAATGAAAAAGGTTTTAATGCTGCCATTCATTCCGACTGGCTTATTGCCGCTTATTCTGGGGGTTGTGTTTAATATGCCTGGATTATCGGTCCTGGGAGCAATATTGACAGTTGGCTGCATGGGGGATCTTGTTTTGTATCAAAAGCTATTAAAATTTCCTAATGAGGCTCTTGTCATTGACCATCCGACTAAACCGCAATTTACGATTTATGAATAGCGGTTATACTAGCTTTTATATTTGCTGTCCCATCTAATAAATAGCTGCGTAAAATAGAAAGCAACGAGGGCCGCCAATGCTGATATAAGGAGGTTTCTCATGGAATCCAGTCCATAGAGCCGGATCCCGATTAGTTTAGAAGCAGTGGTGCACAATCTCCAGTTTTCATAAACAATGGCTGTCTTATGAAAAAATGGAAAAAAGATACCGAACAGCATGAGGAAATAAATATATTTTTTCATTATCCTATTCCTTTCATTTGATCCTACTGGAAAGATATGAGTCAGATCCCCTTATTAGTATTAAATAGACAAGAAAAAAAGGACAGTCATGGCTGTCCTTTTTAGTCTATTCTCTTTATGCGTCCATCAATTGCAGAACTAAACGGCTGAGGGAGCTGCTGTATATATTTCTCCAGTGCATCAATATCCATTGGTCCCGTCACTCTGCTTATACCACTTTTGAATACAGTAAAATTATCTCCGCCATCTGCGAGATAGGTATTTACGGTAACTGAATATTTCTTATCCGGATCAAGCATTGTTCCGTTGGGCAAATAGATTTCCTGTATTTTACTGCCGGCAGGCTTTCTGTCATCCCAGCTATAAGTGAAGCCCGAGATCTGAAGGATTCGGGTAGTATCAGGCTGCCATTGCTGATTGAGAATTTCACGGATTTGGCTTCCTGTCAGGTTCATTTTAACCAATTGATTGCTGAATGGAAGGACGACATATAAGTTGCCCCATGTAACACGGCCTGCGTCAATGTCTGCCCGGATGCCCCCAGGATTGATGAAAGC
It encodes the following:
- a CDS encoding DUF3267 domain-containing protein — its product is MENKKATVVTVSMIKLQIYLFFTTMVLIFGVLFLHAVFYGSGEMSFDLTGMLLFLAGMVAIVILHEAIHLAGFHYIGGVPWKEMSWGVNLKMGVAYAHAKQPVTVQQMKKVLMLPFIPTGLLPLILGVVFNMPGLSVLGAILTVGCMGDLVLYQKLLKFPNEALVIDHPTKPQFTIYE